From the Deinococcus gobiensis I-0 genome, the window GCGGGCCGCCGACCTCGACGCAGTGGCGCGCGACATCCTGACCGCGCACGGGCTGGGCGAGGCGTTCGCCCACTCGCTGGGGCACGGCGTGGGCCTGGAGGTCCACGAGCGCCCCGGCCTGCGCGGGACGAGCGAGGACGTGCTGGAAGCGGGCATGCTCGTCACCATCGAGCCGGGGGCGTATGTACCGGGGCTGGGCGGCGTGCGCATCGAGGACCTGCTGCTCGTGACCGAGGACGGCCACGAAGTGCTGAGCCGTTCGCCCATCGAGGAGCTGTGATGAAGGAGCTGCTGAAGAAGGCCCTGCTGGGCCTGACGCTGGTGCTGGGCGCGGCCCCGGTCGCCGACGCCGCGAGCTACCGCCAGCACGGCCAGGCGGTGTACTACGGCGGGCGCTACGACCGCGCCACGCGCATGACGGCCGCGCACCGCACGCTGCCCTTCGGGACCTGGGTACGCGTCACCCACCGCACGACGGGGCGCAGCGTGGTCGTGAAGATCAACGACCGGGGACCCTTCGGCAACAGCCGGCGCGTGATCGACCTGTCGCGTACGGCGGCCGCGCGCCTGGGCATCACGCACCAGGGGGTCGCGCCGGTCACGGTCACGGTGATCCGGCGGCGCTGAAGGCAGGTCGCCGCCCGGCGATCAGGCCGGGGGTGGTAGAATCGTTCGGGTTTCAGCCACAAAGTCGATTGCACTGGTGTGTCTTGCCCCACCGAGGAGGAAGTTCTAGATGACGATGGAAACTGCACTGCTGACGCTGGACACGCTGGCCAAGTACCTGAAGGAAAAGGAAGTCCAGCTGGATATGGAAGAGAACAACGGCCAGCGCTTCATCCGCATGGGGTGGCGCTTCGAAATGGGCGACGCCGCCGTGCTGGTGTCGGTCAACGACGGCCCGAACAACACCAGCCGCCTGGAAATCACCTGCGTGACCCAGAAGCAGTACGTGGACCGCCGCAACGAAGTGGCCATGATGCTCAACGACCGTAACCGCGAGCGCGCCTTCGCCCGCAGCATCGACACCGACGGCAACGTCTGGCTGGAGTACGTGGGCTTCTACCCCACCCTGGCCGAGATGCCCCAGGAAACCTTCGACACGCTGTTCGGCGGTGTGCTGATGCACTTCCAGGACGACTACGCCACCCTCGAAGGCTACGTGCCCGGCCCGCAGCTCCAGCAGCCCCAGGCCTGAACGGAGAGGGGGTTTCGGCCCCCTTTTACTGATATCTATAAGTGAATAGTTTCACGATTAGGCTAGTTCGTGAATTTTTGATTCTCTTTTCTCGCCTGTAAGATATGTCTCTCCCTTTTTTCAAGTCTGCCTGACACGGGTCGGCGGCCCGGTCTTTTGAATCTAGGAAGCACATAGCTGATGGCCTTTGAGGAAGACGACCAGGTGATCGGGAATGTCACGCCGCGTCCGTACAAGGACTGGCCTACAAATGGCCCAGCCTGCAAACGGCACACCGGCCCTTCCCCATTGCCGGTGTGCCATCTATTTTTCGGGAACTCACTCGCCCCGGTTCACCCTGCGGTAAACGCCCCCGCCTTCAGTTCTTGCGCTTCAGCAGCAGCTCTTCGAGGCGGTCCACGTAGCCCGCCAGGGTACGGAAGGTCGCCTGCACCGGCTCGGGCGAGAGCATATCCACGCCGGCCTCGCGCAGCGCTTCGATAGGATCGAGGCTGCCGCCGGACTTCAGGAAACGCAGGTAGGTCTCGCGGGCGGTGTCGGGCGCGGCCGTGAACTGTTCGAGAAGCTGATGCGCCGCACTGATGCCGGTCGCGTACTGGTAGGCGTAGAAGTTGGCGTACAGGTGCGTGGAGAACTGCGCCCAGAGGATGCCGCTGCGCTCGCGGTCCATCGTCACGCCGTCGCCGTAGCCCTGCGAGAGCAGGTCGGCCGTCAGGGTGATGAGGTCGGGGGCCGAGAGGGTGCCGCCCGCCTCGACGCGGCGGTAGGCCTCCAGCTCGAAGGCGGCCAGCGTGGGCATGATGAAGAAGTAGCGGTGGAAGTTGCCCAGCGCTTCCTCGATCAGGGCCACCTCGAAGTCCACGTCGCCGGCGGCGCGGGCCTCCTGCATGAGGTGGCGGCGCACCATCGCCTGGTTGAAGTTGCTGGCGACCTCGGCGTGGAACAGCGTGTAACGCGGCACGCTGTAGGGGTGCTCGCGGGTGCTCAGGAGCGAGTGCATAGAGTGGCCGATCTCGTGGGCCAGGGTGCTGTAGCTGCCCACCGTGCCGTTCCAGGTCATGAAGATGTACGGCTTGACCCGGCCGCCGCCGTTGCTGTAGGCACCCTGACGCTTGCCCTCGTTCTCGGCGTAGTCCACCCAGCGCTCGGTGGTCAGGCCCGAGACCATGTCGCGCACGTAGTCCTCGCCCAGCGGGGCCATTCCGCCTTCGATCCACCCCACGGCCTGGGCGTAGCTCACCTCGCGGGGGGGGACCAGGGCGGCCTTCACGTCGTACTCGCGCAGTTCGCTCAGGCCCAGCCACTCGCGGCGCACGCGCCAGTAGCGGTGCCAGGTCGGCGTGTTGGCGCGGTAGGTATCGAGCAGCGTGGTCACGACCTCGGTGGGAATGCGGTCGGGGGCCAGCGTCGCCGTAATGGCGTCGGGGTAGTTCCGGGCGCGGGCCAGGAAGACGTTCTGGCGCACGTTGGTCGCGTACATCGCGGCCTGCGAGTGCCGCACGGCGAGGTGGGCGTCGGCGTAGTTTTCCCAGGCCTCGCGGCGCACCTCACGCTCGGGGGCGGAGGTCAGGCGGTCCACGTTGCCCTGGGTCACGGCCTCGCCGCCCGCCGTCCCGAAGCGCAGGTCCATGTTGGCGAGCGCCGGATGGATGCCGCGCTCGCTGGCGAAGGGGGCCTGCACCGCGCCGAGCAGTTCCTCGACCTCGGCCGAGCGGACATGGGCCTTGCCGCGCAATACACGCTCCAGACGCACCCTGTGGTCGCGGAACTCGGGGGTGTCGAGCCAGCCGCGCAACTTAGCCTCGTCGAGCGCCAGAAGCTCGGGCTTCACGAAGGCCGAGACGCTGCCGTAGCGGGCACTGACGGTGCTGGCGCGGTCACGGCGGGCGGCGGCCTCGGCGTCGCGGCCGTCCACGCTCGCGCCCATGCTGGCGTACGAGAAGAAGCGGGCCAGCCGCAGTTCGAGGTCGTCGCTGACCTTGAGGTACAGCAGCAGGGCCTCGGGGCTGCCCCCCAGCGTGCCCGCGTAGGCGGCCAGGGCGTCGATGGCGGCGGGCAGGGCCTGGGCCTCGGCTTCCCAGGCCTGCACGCTGGGGTAGAGGGCCTCGATGTCCCAGGTCTGCTCGCGCGGCGCGTCGGCGCGGGCGGGCAACGCCACCTTTTGGTTGGTCATGCGCGGCAGGCTAGCACCTGGGGCGGTGAGGGGCGGTGAAGTTTCTTGGGGAGACAAGGCGGGTCAGTTCTAC encodes:
- a CDS encoding septal ring lytic transglycosylase RlpA family protein, whose translation is MKELLKKALLGLTLVLGAAPVADAASYRQHGQAVYYGGRYDRATRMTAAHRTLPFGTWVRVTHRTTGRSVVVKINDRGPFGNSRRVIDLSRTAAARLGITHQGVAPVTVTVIRRR
- a CDS encoding YbjN domain-containing protein is translated as MTMETALLTLDTLAKYLKEKEVQLDMEENNGQRFIRMGWRFEMGDAAVLVSVNDGPNNTSRLEITCVTQKQYVDRRNEVAMMLNDRNRERAFARSIDTDGNVWLEYVGFYPTLAEMPQETFDTLFGGVLMHFQDDYATLEGYVPGPQLQQPQA
- the pepF gene encoding oligoendopeptidase F, which translates into the protein MTNQKVALPARADAPREQTWDIEALYPSVQAWEAEAQALPAAIDALAAYAGTLGGSPEALLLYLKVSDDLELRLARFFSYASMGASVDGRDAEAAARRDRASTVSARYGSVSAFVKPELLALDEAKLRGWLDTPEFRDHRVRLERVLRGKAHVRSAEVEELLGAVQAPFASERGIHPALANMDLRFGTAGGEAVTQGNVDRLTSAPEREVRREAWENYADAHLAVRHSQAAMYATNVRQNVFLARARNYPDAITATLAPDRIPTEVVTTLLDTYRANTPTWHRYWRVRREWLGLSELREYDVKAALVPPREVSYAQAVGWIEGGMAPLGEDYVRDMVSGLTTERWVDYAENEGKRQGAYSNGGGRVKPYIFMTWNGTVGSYSTLAHEIGHSMHSLLSTREHPYSVPRYTLFHAEVASNFNQAMVRRHLMQEARAAGDVDFEVALIEEALGNFHRYFFIMPTLAAFELEAYRRVEAGGTLSAPDLITLTADLLSQGYGDGVTMDRERSGILWAQFSTHLYANFYAYQYATGISAAHQLLEQFTAAPDTARETYLRFLKSGGSLDPIEALREAGVDMLSPEPVQATFRTLAGYVDRLEELLLKRKN